The DNA region gagtAGAGTCATGCCATGCCGGTGAGGGTCAAATCAGTGTTGAAGGACTGGACAAGATAGGATTGTAGAATGAAGTCTGTTGGCTTACCTGTTCCCCTACATTCAAACGTCACTTTGTCTGCCGCAGGACCACAAATCACAACAGAAAAGTAATCAGACGCAGTGAAACATTGCCTACCCATCACTACCTAGCCTCGGTCTAACGAATGCCGTTTTCTTAACACCATCCCATGCTTCTGCGTTCTACCGGAATACAAAACATTGAACCCAATGACAGTCTGCGTCCGATAAAGCCCCACCCATACCAACGCCCTTTCTCCTGGTGCTATGCCGTCATGTCTGCGTAAAAGGACAAAGTGATTTGCGGACGAGAGTCGCCTACTCCATGACACCCTCGGCGGTGGGCAGGGGGATGGCCTTGTAAAGGCAGATGAGCGCAGAGTGGGACTCGCCGCCTCCAGCAAGGGCATCGATCTTGTCCGACGTCACCTCGGTAACCTTGTCATCGttgaaccaccaccacttgcCGTCCTCAGGGCCGACTTTTCCAGTCACAGGATCCTTGGGCccggccttcttgatgtaCGCCGTGTAATGACCGCTGTCGGCACTGGCACCCTGATGAGTGACGACGCCGCGAAGTTCATAGATGCCAGACTGATTGGCGCCGTCGTCTTTGCGCAGCTCGGGGTcgatgagggagttgagctccttcttggccgcgAGGAGCGCAGCGTCTTTCTCAGCCTCGAACTCGGCATCAGTCTTGAAACTCTCACCCATCTCCACGTCACCGTCAGCCGACGTGGACggcttctttcccttctccttcttctcctgttccttcttctcctcgggaGTCTGGTCCTCGACCGGGTTTCTCTTGCGACGCTTACGGGCCCgctcgacatcctcctcctccttgcgcACCTCGCGAACCTTGTCACGGACGGGAACAAGAGCCTTCCTCAAGTCGTCGGTGCAGAACTCGACCACGTCCAGCTCGTGCGGGAAGGTCACCTTGCGCatgatcttggccttcttctggaCGTCACGCTTCCAGAAGAAGCGCACAAAGTGAACTGTGAGGTACTTGGGTAACCGAGAGATCTTGGAGGTCTTGGTGTAGGTCACATCCCTCCCGAGAGCCTCTGATCGCTTCTCTATCTTCTCCTTGAGACCGTTGGCGAGGCCATCCCTCAAATGCGCCGTCTGGCCGTCGATATGGCAGTTGAGCTTCAAGAACTGATCCTTGGAATGGGTCGGCTCCTCGCCCGCTTCGGCAGCGGCAGGGTCGTCGCATTCGAGTGTGCTGGACAGCTCTCCGCACATGTACTTGCCGATGAACGAGGCCTCGGCGGAAGAGCCTTCCCCACCTTCCTTGATCTGGAGCTTCTGGTTCAACTGAGACACAATTTGCGACCAGGCCTCCTCAGCGTCTTGTTGGGCGTAGCCTGGCCCCTTCTTACTCTTCTCGGCGAACTGTGGGAACGTGGTGCGAAGGGCGCTCAAAAAGCCCAGTGGTGGCATTCCTTCCTGAGTTTTGGACATATCTCTGAACAGATTCCTCAGCTGGTAGGTGATATCAGCTCCcggcgtggtggtggtgagaccGAGCTGCGAACCACTGGGCGCGGCATTTCGGAACTCGTACTTTTCGAGCGACTCTTGAAGTTCGGGGATGGAACGCAAAGCCTGAAGTGTCGAATTCAAATAACAGGTGTTGCCCAGGTTGATAAGGCCGGCCGGTGTGGCTCCAGCTTGCTGCGCTTGCTCCGCCTCGGTCATGTCCTCGAGAAACTTGACCTTCTCTGTTGGGCGCACGATAGcacctccgccctctcctggcgttcccatcatcatgataACCTGACCAGGCTTGAGGCCCAGCTTGCTCATGTCGGTATCATCCTTCAGCTGGCCACCCTTGACGAGGATCTTTTGACGGTCGGGTTCGACACCTGTGAGGCTGAAGAGCTGGTACTTGAGCTCTTCGCCGGGAGCGGTAGTATCGACCTCGACATCGTACTTCTTGGGCCCGTGCTTGATAACCACTAACATGATCTATTAGTACCCACCCAAAGATACACgcaggaaggaggatggaggaagCGTCGTTGACTTACCGTTGACTGTCGCCATCctggggggttgctggcgtTTTGCAAGTATGTGAGGAAAGCCTGTCCAAATTCGAATGCAGAATAGACAGCTGAAAGCCTCGGATTCTAAATGTTTTGCCCCCAAACCAAAGGCTCCCAAGGCAACCTTTGAGATTCGTCACTTGGcttggaggttgtggagcgCGCGTGGAAGGCAAAGGAAAGGCGCGGGGTTGTCAGTGGTAACAACAGGGATTGCACCCACCGCCACAGCTGCGAAACAGGGGTTGCTGGGCTGAAGAGCATTACGTAACCCAGCCAGCCGGGTGCTTTGGGCTACGTGCCTGTGCCGCCCCGCCCTGGCCCGCCTTAACTGCACGCAGCTCTCGACAAGCAAGGAGCTTGCCAAGGATACCCAgagcgacgacgacagctCCAGGAGAGCCTCATctgccaacaccaccaccggatCACCAGGAAACAGTTAGATCTGGAGGCATCCTGCCAGTACAGGCATCATGGTGAGCTCCTCAGGGCGCCCAGAGCTTCCAACATCCCAGACATCCCGAGTAGCCAAGCTGACATGCCGTATCCCTGACAGTCGCAATCACTTCGACCGTATCTCCAGGCTGTCCGCAGCAGTCTGACCGCCGCCCTCTGCTTGTCCAACTTCGCGTCCCAAACCGCCGAAAGACACAATGTTCCCGAAGTCGAGGCCCGAACATCACCTGAGGTTCTCTTGACGCCCCTGACGATTGCGCGCAACGAGAACGAGCGGGTACTCATTGAgcccagcatcaacagtATTCGTATCAgcatcaagatcaagcagGCCGACGAAATTGAACACATTCTTGTCCACAAGTTTACAAGATTCTTGACGCAACGCGCCGAGTCATTCTTCattttgaggaggaagccCATCAAGGTATGAGGGACCGCTGGGTCAACCTAGATGCCCACCTTCCTCGCTTTGGCTGTCTTGGGACGTCTTTCCGTGACTGACGCGTGTGTCTGCATCACAGGGCTATGACATTTCATTTTTGATAACCAACTTCCACACGGAGGAAATGCTCAAGCACAAGCTGGTTGATTTCATCATCCAGTttatggaggaggttgacaaaGAGATTTCAGAGATGAAGCTGTTTGTATGTTCCAGTTACGACTCTCTTATGTCGAGGACCACGCTAATCATTGCCATCAGTTGAATGCGCGGGCTCGTTTCGTAGCGGAATCTTTCCTCACTCCAGTACGTCAAGccgcccccctttccaatGTCTTGGCATATCCTGACCGCCATTGTACAGTTCGACTGAGCGAGCCCGCTTTTACACTACCTCACTTAAATTATTTTGCATGCAATTGAACAGCTTTCCCTGATGTCACTACTCTTGTCGCTTTTATGGCTTCAGACCATCATGCTTGGCGTTTCTGGAGAAAAGAAGTTTGTAAGCGAGCCATTTCACGACTGTTACTATCCACGACACTTGTCATGGGTCCTTGCCGGTCTCTGGTCTAGAAATAAAGTCTGGGTTTTACAGAAGTCTCTCCCATTTTCTCTGTGTTCCATCAGCCCAAACTACCCCCGTTACGCCATCCGCCGGCCGGGCCAGATGACGGCTCAAAGCCCTCGACATCCAAGGGTGTTGCATGTTACCTTGTTCGGCGTGAAGTGTGGACTTGGTTGGATCCGTGACCGCCTGGCCTTTGATTCCGTCTGAAATCCCGTCCTGTGTCAAGAATTTGGCAGGCGCGTTGCCAATTCTTTTGTTCAGATCGAGGCCAAGGACGTTTCATCTGAAGAGAAATCTGGTTCTTGCAGAACACCTGGGAGTTCTAGGTGGGGAGATAGCTTAATCCTACTCCGCCGTTCTGGTAATCCCATTCAACAGATTTACTCCTTAAGCTCTTCAATTTTATGTTCTCAGTTGAAACATCGATATCCCGATATCTTCGTTTCCTGCTGTTCTCTCGGAGCCAGCAAGATCATCACGCTCTCCACCTTCTCAACCAGCTTTCGGAATCTTCGAGGTCTTGTCACCATTCCCAACGTTCACATCCGTCTGGAGCTCAGGTAAGTCTGTTTGCTCTTGGTATTTTTCGGTTTGATATTCGCAATCCTCCCCTCTGCCGTCGATCATATCACCCTTTTCAGCCAGTGTCCAACTTGTGCCAGCCTCCCCTATTGTGTCTCGAGGACAATAGCCTCACTCGAGCACAATAGTCTCACTCGACGACAATAGCCTCACTCGACGACAATAGCCTcactcgacgacaacaatTGCTGCGAAGGGCTCTTGCCCCACAGAGCAAACAATAGgtctcccccatctcaatcacctcaaaccccctcgcAGATTCTTTCGAATACCTGAGGCACTAATGAATATTTAATCTAAGCCCTGAAGAACTTCCACgcctttctttcttccccgGAAACAAAAATCCCCCCCAAGCTTGCTCTCTCCCTGCAACACTCCGAGCTACCTCATTCTCTAATATCTTCCTGGCATCCAGCAGCCAACCAACTACCCGCAACTGCCACCTCCCAAGGTATTTATTCCTGAAAACTCTGCAGacccttctttctctctcccttcccaccccacaATTATCTCTCTCATCTTCCCATCCCACAacttcctctctcctcttcccactccaaaacctttctctttctctcaacCAAACACGTTGTGCCTCTCAGGTCGTCAATTGCCAACTCTCAAGAAGTCATCGCCACGCCGACCATCAAGGGGTACTTGTCGCCGACAATCAGGGGCTACCCGTCGTCAACTACATCTGTAAGTAAACATCTCCAGCCGCTCCTCTCCAGCCGTGATCTGCGAGTCGCAGCCGCGAGCTCCGTTTTCCCCGGATTCATCCCCGAGAGGCGACATCATCCTTTCACATCCCCGTTAAACATCCCCGGCGACATCATTGACGGTCTACTTCTATTCCGGAagctcaacccccttcttcaaagtCTGCACTCCTCCATTTCAACTCCCACTGCTCACATTTCCACTgtcctcttcctttcccGTTCGACTTGCGACCTCAAAAGTCGCTCTTTTCACCGGCATACTCACTTCCTTTgctttccttcttttctcaTCAACTTGCGACCTCAAGGGTCGCTTTTTTTCACCAACATTATCACATTCTTTGCTTTGCTTTATTGCTACCCATGCTCGCGCATCATGACGCCCGATTGCTTGTTTGAGCACTGACATGAGAAAAGGCTACCGGAGAAAGTACTCGGCCAAGCAACCGAAGATGAACTTCGCTGGACGTGGTCGCTCGACTGTGAGCGCCAACGGCTCTAACAAGAGTCAGTCTTCTGTCGCCAGCTCTGGAAAGAGCCGTGAGCATACAGGCGGTGTGTCCCTTCGTGAGCATGCTGAGGATCATGAGCAGCACACTGGCGGTGCCTCTCTTCACGAGGACACTGAGCGCACGACTGGAGCCTCTCTCGCCGACAACAAGGAACCCGAGGGCGGCGTCTCTCTCAAGCACTTCGCCAACGACGCCACCAatgacaagaagaacagTGGTGTCAATGTGAGCGCGCGCAACGACTCTGACCAGGCGCCTTTGTCTTCAGTGAGAACTGCCAGTGccttttcccaccaccacaaggctATGTCAGTCTCCGGCCAGAACATGGGCCACAACATGGACACCATTCAGGTATGTTTTCGTGACCGTTTGCTATCTCACAACAGCTAACAGATCCCATCAGGAGAGCCACACCCCGGTCCGTCACGTCGGGTTGAAGTCTCCGATGGCTCCTCGTGTCTTCAATGGCTTCAGCAGAGGCACGGGACAGCGCTCTCTGCTCACTAGTCAGCACCTTGCCAGCGCACAGCTCTGTGCATCTCAACTCGGCCAGAGCACTTCTGCTCCCACTTTGCCATTTCTTGCCGTAGGACCCCCGACTCTCTTGTCTTGGTCACATCAGCTAACAACGAGCAGTCCCCACCCCAGCCTTCCATGGCCAAACTAGGTATGCCGCCCGGTGTCGTGAATGGCTCTTTCCGTATCCCTATGCCCTCTGCCTTCCTGGGATTCATTCATCATCCGATGGTGCCCGGTGgtgttcctcctcctacACCACTTGGGACGCCTTGTGGCGAGTCTTCCGCATTTTCCGCCGTTGTTGTCattttttcttgttcttctgtGCTCATGTGCTGACTGTCTTCTCCCGTCCCAGATCTCACGAGCAATGCTGCCACGAACAATGCCGCTGCACCCCCAGCTCAGACTTCTCAGACGGGCCTCACTCCTAGCGCCAATTTTGTCCGCCCTGCCGCCCATGGAGGCCACGTTACTTATAACACCGGACCTATCTACAGCGGAATGGTTCTGCCTCCTGCTGGACTCAACAACGCCATCCCTCAGAGCCACTTCCCTTCCCACAGCAACGCTAGGCCTGTTCACGCTGGCAATGGCTCTGCTGCCTTCAAGCACGACAACCCTCAAAGCCACCCGTCTGTTTACAACAACGTTGGTCGCAAGAACAATGGCAACACCCCTCATCGCGGTCATCAGGTTGGTCAGAACAACCACATGGCgaacctcaacaacagcaacatgggACCTCCCCAAGGCGACAATAACCTTGCCCAGAACAACAGCACGGGTGTGCCTGGCCACAGCAATGCTGCTGCCCCAACTCCATCCAATGCCGGCACAACACTTCAGGCCTATTTCAATCCTGTCACAGGCCAGACAATGAGACTGGACGGAACCATCTCGACTCCCCATGAGTCGAAGAAGGATAGGTATGCCGATCACTCCATTTACAATCAGTCGGAGCCGCGAAACTTTGCACCTCGTCCGATGGGCATCCCAGTCATgtttccaccccctcccaacttcACCTCGGGCCCTGGGTCCAGCAGTCAAATcggcgacatcatcaccaaccaggCATTCACTGACCCCTTCACTTCGCCGGATTTGTCTGCGATCAACGCTGTCAACGAAGCAGCGTACTTCCTTGCCAACTCTCACGAGATTGACTACAGCGAGTTGACTGAGGCTGAGCAGGAGTTGGAAGTCCAATGGGGATTGCTTCGAGACAAGCTCTCCGGACTCCGGACTATGGGTTCCAATGCCCTGAGAAGGTTGATCGATGGTGTTAACGGGATCCCCACCACATCGGTCCTACTCAATGTCATGAACTTTCCGTTCATTGAGAGTTCCAGTCAGTCGATGCCTGCTGTTTGGGGGGTCATCAAAATCAGCAACGTGAGTTTGCCGTCTCTTGTGTTGATGCTTTGCTTCGCCGGGCTGACATTTGTTGCAGATTCCATTCGGCACAATGCGAGCAGAGATCATCGCTATGCTTGGCCGCAATTCGAAAATCATCACCGATGCGCAGGAGGGAGTCCATATCATTATGGAGCGGGTTACCTCGAAGACTGGGGATGCTTTCGTCGAGTTCAACAGCATTCATGCTGCGGCTCGCACCGTCGAGCGCCATCACGAGGCTATCCGCAAgcaccgccaacctcgctTGGGCGATCGCCCCATCAAGATGACGATGTCTAGTCAGAAGGAGCTCATGGAGGCACTTTTCCCCTTGTGCCGCGGCGTGAATTTCGACGATGGCCGCGTCACATTGCTCCCTGAAGACCCCGAAAGCCCGTGGAACACTTTCCGCGGCTTTGTCATGGCGGAAGAGTTGAACCTTCTCATCAAGCACATCGAGATGCCTTCTCGCTCACCTTACTCCAAGGACTGTCCCCAGCGCCCTTTTGAGTCGATGATCTCCACGCTCAAAAAGCTGCCGTGGTACGCCTCTCATCTGATCACTCTTGAACAGCGTCAGATCATCTATGATGCAACCTTCCGGCTGATCGAGTTCCTCGGTGAGCTCCTCCAGAAGGGTGATGGGACCCCTGGAAAGCATCGCCAGCAGACGGTTCTGAATGAGCAGTTATACAAGCGTCTTGTTCACGCAGCAATGCTCTGCCCCGGATTCTCTGTCCTCCAGAAGGACAACATCGCCTACCTGGTGAACATGTCCGGACCGGCCATTGCCGAATTCAACATGCCCCCCTTCTCCGAGT from Podospora pseudoanserina strain CBS 124.78 chromosome 1, whole genome shotgun sequence includes:
- the UBP6 gene encoding deubiquitinating enzyme (MEROPS:MER0004316; COG:O; BUSCO:EOG09263BGW; EggNog:ENOG503NUIQ) encodes the protein MATVNVVIKHGPKKYDVEVDTTAPGEELKYQLFSLTGVEPDRQKILVKGGQLKDDTDMSKLGLKPGQVIMMMGTPGEGGGAIVRPTEKVKFLEDMTEAEQAQQAGATPAGLINLGNTCYLNSTLQALRSIPELQESLEKYEFRNAAPSGSQLGLTTTTPGADITYQLRNLFRDMSKTQEGMPPLGFLSALRTTFPQFAEKSKKGPGYAQQDAEEAWSQIVSQLNQKLQIKEGGEGSSAEASFIGKYMCGELSSTLECDDPAAAEAGEEPTHSKDQFLKLNCHIDGQTAHLRDGLANGLKEKIEKRSEALGRDVTYTKTSKISRLPKYLTVHFVRFFWKRDVQKKAKIMRKVTFPHELDVVEFCTDDLRKALVPVRDKVREVRKEEEDVERARKRRKRNPVEDQTPEEKKEQEKKEKGKKPSTSADGDVEMGESFKTDAEFEAEKDAALLAAKKELNSLIDPELRKDDGANQSGIYELRGVVTHQGASADSGHYTAYIKKAGPKDPVTGKVGPEDGKWWWFNDDKVTEVTSDKIDALAGGGESHSALICLYKAIPLPTAEGVME
- a CDS encoding hypothetical protein (EggNog:ENOG503Q4S1), with translation MVLPPAGLNNAIPQSHFPSHSNARPVHAGNGSAAFKHDNPQSHPSVYNNVGRKNNGNTPHRGHQVGQNNHMANLNNSNMGPPQGDNNLAQNNSTGVPGHSNAAAPTPSNAGTTLQAYFNPVTGQTMRLDGTISTPHESKKDRYADHSIYNQSEPRNFAPRPMGIPVMFPPPPNFTSGPGSSSQIGDIITNQAFTDPFTSPDLSAINAVNEAAYFLANSHEIDYSELTEAEQELEVQWGLLRDKLSGLRTMGSNALRRLIDGVNGIPTTSVLLNVMNFPFIESSSQSMPAVWGVIKISNIPFGTMRAEIIAMLGRNSKIITDAQEGVHIIMERVTSKTGDAFVEFNSIHAAARTVERHHEAIRKHRQPRLGDRPIKMTMSSQKELMEALFPLCRGVNFDDGRVTLLPEDPESPWNTFRGFVMAEELNLLIKHIEMPSRSPYSKDCPQRPFESMISTLKKLPWYASHLITLEQRQIIYDATFRLIEFLGELLQKGDGTPGKHRQQTVLNEQLYKRLVHAAMLCPGFSVLQKDNIAYLVNMSGPAIAEFNMPPFSECWAHLYNLCPRPGVPVDVLEWYITLIREETVRYVNTLPASVQASIKERAKEDSLYFGYMWHEIQLPQGRELAAMTLRDVAEKELDAIKRILDRAAANAHAHLVTDAAYQHPDHYIVI
- the ARC19 gene encoding Arp complex subunit (COG:Z; BUSCO:EOG09265CCT; EggNog:ENOG503NY5W), translating into MSQSLRPYLQAVRSSLTAALCLSNFASQTAERHNVPEVEARTSPEVLLTPLTIARNENERVLIEPSINSIRISIKIKQADEIEHILVHKFTRFLTQRAESFFILRRKPIKGYDISFLITNFHTEEMLKHKLVDFIIQFMEEVDKEISEMKLFLNARARFVAESFLTPFD